In the genome of Euzebyales bacterium, the window GACCCGGACGCCGCCCTGGCCTTCTATCGCGACACCCTCGGCTTCGAGGTCCGCAGCGACGTCGGATACGAAGGGATGCGCTGGATCACAGTCGGACACGCCGACCAGCCCGGCACGTCCGTCGTCCTGTATCCGCCGGCCGCCACCCCCGGCCTCACCGACGACGAGCGCCGCACCATCGCCGAGATGATGGCCAAGGGCACCTACGGCATGCTCCTCCTGGCCACCAAGGACCTCGACGGTACCTTCGAGCAGCTGCAGGCCAGCGACGCAGAGGTCGT includes:
- a CDS encoding VOC family protein → MDITIHSSFLPQNDPDAALAFYRDTLGFEVRSDVGYEGMRWITVGHADQPGTSVVLYPPAATPGLTDDERRTIAEMMAKGTYGMLLLATKDLDGTFEQLQASDAEVVQEPTEQPYGVRDCAVRDPAGNHIRIQELR